The uncultured Mailhella sp. genome segment CAGATGGGCATGCACTTCGGCCATTGCGACATCTACACCATCGTGGAAATCGAGGACAACAAGATCAAGTCCGTCTCCACGCTGGAAAACGTGCCCCATCAGCAGGGCGGCTGCCTCGCTCCCGTGCAGCACCTCGCCTCGCACAACGTCAACGTGCTGCTCGCGGGCGGCATGGGCATGCGTCCGCTCATGGGCTTCCAGCAGGTGGGCGTGCAGGTGTTCTTTGCCGGCAATCAGCTCACCGTGGGCAGCGCCGTCAACGCCTACATCGCCGGACAGCTCCAGCCCTTCAGCCTTGAATTCACCTGCGGCGGCGGTCACGCCCACTGATGCCCTGCACCATGGATATCCTCGTCGTCTCGCCCCGCGCCGAACTCTGGCAGAGCCTCCGGCCGCAGTTTGAAAAACACGACGCCGTCCTGAGCCTCGCCTGCAACATGGACGACGCCCTCAACTCCTTGAACCGGCGCCGGCCCGCCCTCGTCGTGCTCGACATCAACGCCGACAACGCCGCCCTGCGCCACGCCGTGTTCCAGGTGCTCTCCGTCAACGCCATGATCCATACCGCCGCCGTCACCAGCATGACCCCCGAATCCTTCCACGACGCCATGGAAGGCCTCGGCATGCTCGCCGGCCTCCCCTCCACCCCCACCCCCGCCGACATCGACGCCCTCATGGACGCCCTCGCCAAAGTGGAAGCAAAGTAGGGAGAGGGAGAGAGAGAAGAGATGGCGGGGGAAGGGGGACACCCTTTTGAAAAAGGGCTGTTCCCCTTCCCCCGCGCCCCCATCCCCCTTCCTAAAACTTTTATTTTTTGGGGGACGGGCGCGGAAGGAACGTGCGGCAAGGAATGCGCCGCGGCGCGTGGATGTTCTGGATTTCCTTCATCCGCTTTCCCTTGACGCAGGTCTTTGCGTTCCGTGCGCCGCCCTCTCGTACCCGTACCTGCCCGGTCAGGATTTTTTTGCTCTGCCCGCCGAAATTTCGGCTTCGGAAATTTCCCCGCTCGTCGGCTTCCACCGAGCTCCGGCGTTTTCCCGCACTGCTCCGCGGTTTTGCGCATTCCCCCACCGACAGGCAGAGGAAGAAAGAGAGGTGGTAAAGTTTGCGGGGAAAGAGGGACACCCTTTTGAAAAAGGGCTGTCCCCCTTCCCCCGCGCCCCCATTCCCCTTCCTAAAACTTTTATTTTTTGGGGGACGGGCGCGGAAGGAACGTGCGGCAAGGAATGCGCCGCGGCGCGTGGATGTTCTGGATTTCCTTCATCCGCTTTTCCTTGACGCAGGTCTTTGCGTTCCGTGCGCCGCCCTCTTTCGTTTCGATGGTTTCTCTTTGGCCGCGATCCCCGCAGGCTGTCCGACGCATCCGCGTCCCATAGTATCCCCGCCCGCGAGCGGGAAGCTTCCCAAGGTGCGGCTTTCCCTCGTCGCCTTTTTCCCTTCATTGTTGCCCTCCTGTGCCTCCGTCGCCGGTTCATTCCCGGCCTCTCCCCCTCTCGACTCCCGTCGCCGTTCCGCCTCCGTCCACGCCGGTGTCTCATCCCTCCGCTTCGCCCCCTCTCTTTTTCTTTCGCCTCCTCCCCCCCCGAAATTTTCGCCGCCCCGCTTTTCCGCCTCCCGGCTTTGTCCCCTGCCGCAGCGTTTTTTCGCCCGGAACCCCGTCTGCTGTGATTTTAAGTTGACAATGGTTTTCAATTTCACTATCTCTGTTCCATCCGCCATGAGAAAAAACTCTCAGGCGCTCCGGCAGATAGCCGCCCCTCCGGCGGACTCTCCATTTACGGCCTTTTTGATTTCGGATTTCCACAATCATTTTTTTTGAACTTTTATTGAAAAAAGAATTTCATTTTATTCAGGAGGACGCCATGTCACAGATGAATCTCCGTCAGCTCGCCCCGGGGCAGAAGGCGAGCATAGTCAAGATCACCGCTCACGGAGAACTCGGACGCCGCATCCGCGACATGGGACTCGTGCCCGGCATGTCCGTGCAGGTGGTGGGCAAGGCTCCCCTGCGCGATCCTGTGGCGCTGCGCATTGAAGGTTCCACCATCGCCCTGCGCAACAGCGAGGCCGACTTCGTTTCCGTGGAGGTCAAATGAGCTGTCCCATGTGTGAAAAGAAAGGCGTTCCCGGCGCATCCGCCCTTACCGAAGAAGAAAAGAAGAACGGCGTGCGCATTGCGCTGGCGGGCAATCCCAACTGCGGCAAGACCACGGCCTTCAACGCCTGGACGGGCGCGCATCAGCACGTGGGCAACTATCCCGGCGTGACCGTGGAGAAGAAGGAAGGCTGGACCCGCTGCGGCGAGCAAAAAGTGCTGCTGGTCGATCTGCCGGGCGCGTATTCGCTCACGCCCTATTCCATGGAAGAGCGCGTGGTGCGCGACGTGCTCGCCCCCGAAAACGCCGCCGAACGCCCCCGCGCGGTGATCGACGTCATCGACTCCGCCACGCTTGAGCGCGGCCTCATGCTCGCCGTGCAGATACGCGAACTCGGTCAGCCCGTGGTGCTCGCCTGCAACATGATGGACGAAGCGAAACGCGCGGGCATATCCATTGATCTGGAAAAGCTTTCCGCGCGCTTCGGCGTGCGGGCCGTGCCCACGGTGGCGCGCTCCGGCGATGGCCTCGACAAGGCGCTCGCGCTGGCGCTGGAAGAAGCGCAGAAGCCCTGCGAGCCGCTCGTGCTCGCCTACGGCCCGGACGTGGACCCCGCGCTTCAGCGCATGAGCGCTCTCATCAGCGAAAAGAAGCTGCTTGTCGAACGCTATCCCGCGCGCTGGACCGCGATCAAGATTCTGGAAAACGACGAGGTGGTGCTTGATCAGATACGCGGGGCCGACCCCGACGCCGCCCGCGATCTGGAAGCGCAGCGCGACGCGCTCGCCGCACACCTTTCCTCAACGCACGACACCACGCCCGACGCCGTGATTGCCGACTACCGCTTCGGCTTCATCAACAGCGTGCTCAAAGACGGCGTGCTTCGCAAGGACAACGCCAAAGACCGCCTTGCCTTCACCGACAAGCTCGACAAAGTGCTCACCAACACCATTTTCGGCCCGGTCATCATGCTGGCGGTGGTGTATTTCATGTTCTGGACCACGTTCATCGTGGGCGCGTATCCGCAGGGCTGGGTGGAAGACTTCTTCGGCTGGCTCGGCGAACTCATGACCGGCGTGCTTCCGGAAGGTCTCGTGCAGTCGCTGGTGGTGGACGGCATCATCAGCGGCGTGGGCGGCGTGCTCAGCTTCGTGCCGCTCATTCTCATCATGTTTCTCATCGTGTCTTTCCTTGAAGACAGCGGCTACATGGCGCGCATGGCCTACATGCTCGACCGCGTCATGCGGGCCTTCGGACTGCACGGCTCTTCGGTGATGCCCTTCATCATTGCAGGCGGCATTGCGGGCGGCTGCGCCATTCCCGGCGTGATGGCCACCCGCACCATGCGCAGCGAAAAGGAACGCATGGCCACCATGATGACCCTGCCCCTCATGACCTGCGGCGCGAAAATTCCAGTGTTTCTCATGCTCACGGCCGCGTTTTTTGCGGAAAATCAGGCGGGCATCATGTTTGCCGTCACGCTGTGCGGCTGGGCCGTGGCGCTGCTGGTGTCGCTTTTCCTGAGAAAAACCGTGTTCCGCGGGGAATCCACGCCCTTCGTCATGGAACTGCCCCCCTACCGTCTGCCCACGCTGCGCAGCATTCTTACCCACACCTGGGAACGCGGCTGGATGTACATCAAAAAGGCGGGAACCGTCATTCTGGCCATCTCCGTGATTCTCTGGGCCGCGCTCACCTTCCCGGCGCTCAGCGAAAAGCAGTCAGCGCCCTTTGAAGAAAAAATCGCCGCGCTCGAAGCTCAGATAGCGCCCCTCGACGAGCAGATCGCCGCGCTGAAGCAGCAGCTTGAAGGCGCGCCCGCCGATTCCGCCATGAGCCGGGCCCTTGCCGACGCCGTAGAGCAGAAAGAGTCCCTTGAAGAACAGAAGTCCGAAACCGAAAACGCGCTGGCTTCCGAAACCGTGCGCAACACCTGGGGCGGCCGCATCGGCCAGCTCGTGGAACCCGTGTTCCGGCCCCTCGGCTTCGACTGGCGCACCGACGTGGCCCTCATTTCCGGCGTGGCCGCCAAGGAAGCCATTCTCTCCACCATGGGCACGGCCTACTCCATCGGCGAAACCGATCCCGACGAGCCCGATTCCCTTTCCGCCCGTCTGGCCGCCGATCCCGGCTGGTCCAAGACCGTGGCCCTTGCGCTCATGCTCTTCGTGCTCATCTACTCGCCCTGCTTCGTCACCCTCGTGGTGCTCAAGAATGAGGCGGGCGGCTGGAGATGGCTGTTCTTCAGCATGGCGTTCAACACCGGCGTGGCCTACCTCGTGGCCTGGGCAGGCACCCTGGTCGGACGCATGATCTGGGGCTGACGCTCCCTTTCCGCAACGCAACTACTTGAAAACGCGCCCCCGCGGCGCGCCCCGAACCTCGGAGGACCCGCTCCTCCGAGGTTTTCTGCATCCTGCGTCAATCCCCCGCGCTCAAATTTCCGTGCCCCCCTCGCTCAATCCCCTGCGCTCAATCCCTCGCGCCGAAATTACCCGAACCTCAATTGCCGCGCAAAACTCGTTCTGCTCCGCCATCCGCCCTCCGCCGAAACGCCCTGTGCCTGAATCCGCGCCGCGCCTTCCGCATAGTCCCCGGTTCCCGGGGCATTCCCGAATCCCTCCGCCTTCCGAACCCGCGCGCCGAACGCGTTCCGCACGCCTTATCCCCGGGCGACAGCCGGGTCAGCCGCGCCGCTCCCGGCACTCCACTCCCGCCCTCTTCCGTCCGAGCCGCTTCCGCCTCCGCATCCATCACCGCCCCGGAAGCCCCCCCCATCTTTCCCTTTTGCGCAAATTTCGTTAGATTTTTTGCACCCCAATTAAAAAATCCCGCTTCCTAAATGCCCGCATCGTCCAAGAGGTCTTTATGCGCAACATCTATCAGCTCTTCCCCGCCCTCGCGCACAGAGCTTTTTTCTTCTTCATCATCGGCCAGACCATATCCATGCTCGGCCTCTGGATGCAGCGCCTCGCCATGAGCTGGCTCGTCTTCCGGCTCACGCAGTCCGCGTTCCTGCTCAGCATCGTCGAATTCGTCAGCCTCGCCCCCATTCTCGTGCTCGGCCTCGTGGCCGGCGCGTTTCTGGAACATCACGACCTGCGAAAGGCCCTCATCGTCACCCAGGCCCTCAGCATGATCGAGGCCGCCATTCTCACCTTCTGCACCTTCTCGGGCATCGTCAACTATCCGCTGCTCGTCGCCCTCAGCCTCTGCCTCGGCGTCATCGGTTCCTTCGACATGACCGCAAGACAGTCGTCCGTCTCGCTCATGGTAACCGATCAGACCGCCGTCAAAAGCGCCATCGCCCTCAATTCCATGGCCTTCAACATCAGCAAGCTCGTAGGCCCCTCCCTCGCAGGCTTCGTCATCTATCTCTTCGGCGAGGGCGTCTGCTTCCTCGTTTCCTCCTTCACCTATCTGCCCCTCATCTTCCTGCTCGCCTTCCGCGTCCGCCTGCGCGAACGCGTCGGCTCACACGCCGGCAAAAACATGTTCGGCGAAATCGTCGAGGGCCTCAGACACGTGCAGAGCGAATATTTCCTCAATCACATCTTCCGCCTGCTCTTCGTGTTCAGCATCTTCTGCATGTGCTACAGCGTGCTCTTTCCCATGTTCTCCACCGTCGTGCTCGGCGGCGGCTCGCAAACCCTCGGATGGCTCTTCGGCGCCGTGGGCGCAGGCGCGTTCACCGGCGGCATCATCGTGTCCATCTACGTCGTGCCGAGACACATTCCCGGCACCCTCGCCCGCACCGCCGCCGTCACCGCCGTCGCCCTCGCCGTCTTCAGCTTCTCCGAAACCCTCTGGCTCTCCCTCATCGCCGCCTTCTTCATCGGCTTCGGCATCACCACCACCAACGTCAGCGTAAACACCCTCTGCCAGATCACCAGCTCCGACGACTGCCGCAGTCGCGTGCTCAGCATCTACATCATGTTAACT includes the following:
- a CDS encoding NifB/NifX family molybdenum-iron cluster-binding protein; translation: MSTVVAVPSAMPGGLDAQMGMHFGHCDIYTIVEIEDNKIKSVSTLENVPHQQGGCLAPVQHLASHNVNVLLAGGMGMRPLMGFQQVGVQVFFAGNQLTVGSAVNAYIAGQLQPFSLEFTCGGGHAH
- a CDS encoding FeoA family protein, whose protein sequence is MSQMNLRQLAPGQKASIVKITAHGELGRRIRDMGLVPGMSVQVVGKAPLRDPVALRIEGSTIALRNSEADFVSVEVK
- the feoB gene encoding ferrous iron transport protein B produces the protein MCEKKGVPGASALTEEEKKNGVRIALAGNPNCGKTTAFNAWTGAHQHVGNYPGVTVEKKEGWTRCGEQKVLLVDLPGAYSLTPYSMEERVVRDVLAPENAAERPRAVIDVIDSATLERGLMLAVQIRELGQPVVLACNMMDEAKRAGISIDLEKLSARFGVRAVPTVARSGDGLDKALALALEEAQKPCEPLVLAYGPDVDPALQRMSALISEKKLLVERYPARWTAIKILENDEVVLDQIRGADPDAARDLEAQRDALAAHLSSTHDTTPDAVIADYRFGFINSVLKDGVLRKDNAKDRLAFTDKLDKVLTNTIFGPVIMLAVVYFMFWTTFIVGAYPQGWVEDFFGWLGELMTGVLPEGLVQSLVVDGIISGVGGVLSFVPLILIMFLIVSFLEDSGYMARMAYMLDRVMRAFGLHGSSVMPFIIAGGIAGGCAIPGVMATRTMRSEKERMATMMTLPLMTCGAKIPVFLMLTAAFFAENQAGIMFAVTLCGWAVALLVSLFLRKTVFRGESTPFVMELPPYRLPTLRSILTHTWERGWMYIKKAGTVILAISVILWAALTFPALSEKQSAPFEEKIAALEAQIAPLDEQIAALKQQLEGAPADSAMSRALADAVEQKESLEEQKSETENALASETVRNTWGGRIGQLVEPVFRPLGFDWRTDVALISGVAAKEAILSTMGTAYSIGETDPDEPDSLSARLAADPGWSKTVALALMLFVLIYSPCFVTLVVLKNEAGGWRWLFFSMAFNTGVAYLVAWAGTLVGRMIWG
- a CDS encoding MFS transporter; the encoded protein is MRNIYQLFPALAHRAFFFFIIGQTISMLGLWMQRLAMSWLVFRLTQSAFLLSIVEFVSLAPILVLGLVAGAFLEHHDLRKALIVTQALSMIEAAILTFCTFSGIVNYPLLVALSLCLGVIGSFDMTARQSSVSLMVTDQTAVKSAIALNSMAFNISKLVGPSLAGFVIYLFGEGVCFLVSSFTYLPLIFLLAFRVRLRERVGSHAGKNMFGEIVEGLRHVQSEYFLNHIFRLLFVFSIFCMCYSVLFPMFSTVVLGGGSQTLGWLFGAVGAGAFTGGIIVSIYVVPRHIPGTLARTAAVTAVALAVFSFSETLWLSLIAAFFIGFGITTTNVSVNTLCQITSSDDCRSRVLSIYIMLTSGLGPAGELAFGAMADGVGAPVTMLFCAIVIGAAVILFLRHLRAVRHSLAQTLAHM